The window TTTCTGTGATACGCTACGGCGAACCTATGTGCCTCGTCACGAATCTTCTTAAGGAGGAGGGAGGACGGGCTCCCATCCTCGAGGTCCACGACTTCACCGGCGAGCGTTAATGCCCTGTCAGGATCCTTTGCAACGGCAATAAGTACCGGTCTTTTTCCATCCCTGCCGGTAATTTTATTTGCTTCAATAACATCGCTCGCTATTTCGAGCTGCCCTTTTCCTCCGTCTATTACGATCAGGTTCGGGGTCTCATCGCCGAGGTTCTTTAGCGTTCTCGTGATGACTTCATGCATCATCGAATAATCATCAACTCCGGAAACGGTCTTGATCCTGAGGTGTCTGTAAAGGTCTTTCTTAAACTCTCCATGGGACCAGTAAATAAAGGCTCCCACTGATTCGCTCCCCGCTATCGTCGAAACATCAAAAGCGCCGATGTCTTGCGGAAGAAAGGGAAGACCGAGGCGGTCCTTAATTCCCGTTACTATTTCATCTTCATCGCCCTGCGCGACATTTTTGAGCTGAAATAACTGCTTTGCGTTTTCATCGGCCATTTTCGGGAGATCGAACTTTTTGCCTGTCTTCGGAACTCTTAGTCCGACCTTTTTCCCCCTCTTCTGCCTCAACCAGGCCTCAAGGCTTGCTCGATTATCCGTTTTGGAAGCGGTAATGATCTCTTCAGGAGGGATAATATCTCCCGCATAAAACATCTCGATAAAACCGTGGAGAACCTCTCCCCTCCGCGACTTCCCGGCATCTTTGAGATAGAAATCCTTGGTACCGATGAGAACCCCGTTTCTGACAAAAAAAACATCAAGCGCCGCATCTATTCCGTCCGAATAAAAGCCGATCGCATCGATGTCTCCGAGCTCGGGCGCGACGACTCTTTGGGACTCCCACGCAAGCTTTATATTCTTTATTCTGTCCCTTATGCGTGCGGCCTCTTCAAATTTAAGTTCACGTGAGAGGAGATGCATCTTCCTTTCGAGATTGTTAAGGAGTTCCACCCTCTTGCCCCTTAAGAAGAGGATCACC is drawn from Thermodesulfovibrionales bacterium and contains these coding sequences:
- the uvrC gene encoding excinuclease ABC subunit UvrC, whose translation is MREDKLVHIPEKPGVYLLKGQKEKILYVGKAKNLKKRLMTYFQRPEALDMRKASMVKLIVDFSYIITENELEALVLEASLIKQYKPRFNIVLRDDKNYPYLKLTIGEDWPRLEVVRRIERDNSLYFGPYVPAQGMWDALAFIRKNFPIRLCDYALGKPMRPCIQYQMGRCGAPCDGRISRVAYKKTVEEVILFLRGKRVELLNNLERKMHLLSRELKFEEAARIRDRIKNIKLAWESQRVVAPELGDIDAIGFYSDGIDAALDVFFVRNGVLIGTKDFYLKDAGKSRRGEVLHGFIEMFYAGDIIPPEEIITASKTDNRASLEAWLRQKRGKKVGLRVPKTGKKFDLPKMADENAKQLFQLKNVAQGDEDEIVTGIKDRLGLPFLPQDIGAFDVSTIAGSESVGAFIYWSHGEFKKDLYRHLRIKTVSGVDDYSMMHEVITRTLKNLGDETPNLIVIDGGKGQLEIASDVIEANKITGRDGKRPVLIAVAKDPDRALTLAGEVVDLEDGSPSSLLLKKIRDEAHRFAVAYHRKLRDKRLIESPLEKISGIGRKRRLELLRYFGSIDDIGNATVEEIAKIHGFNRRIASILLEALRRHE